A region of Geobacillus sp. 46C-IIa DNA encodes the following proteins:
- the hpf gene encoding ribosome hibernation-promoting factor, HPF/YfiA family: MMYNVRGENIEVTPALREYVEKKIGKLERYFDGTDDVHVHVNLKVYNDGQGKIEVTIPIPHLLLRAEERHNDMYAAIDLVTDKLERQIRKHKTKVNRKLRDREKEAKLAAPVSIGAAAAESEDEFEIVRTKHFSLKPMDSEEAILQMNLLGHNFFIFTNAETNRTNIVYRRKDGRYGLIEAN; this comes from the coding sequence ATGATGTATAACGTTCGCGGAGAAAACATCGAAGTAACGCCAGCGTTGCGCGAGTACGTGGAGAAAAAAATCGGGAAACTGGAACGCTACTTTGATGGCACCGATGACGTGCATGTGCACGTCAATTTAAAAGTATACAACGATGGACAAGGGAAAATCGAGGTGACCATTCCGATTCCTCATCTATTGTTGCGTGCTGAGGAGCGCCACAATGATATGTATGCGGCCATCGATTTAGTAACCGATAAACTGGAGCGGCAAATCCGCAAACATAAAACAAAAGTTAATCGAAAACTGCGCGATCGTGAGAAAGAAGCGAAGCTGGCTGCCCCTGTCTCGATCGGTGCTGCCGCGGCGGAGAGCGAAGATGAATTTGAAATCGTCCGCACGAAACATTTCAGCTTAAAGCCGATGGACAGTGAAGAGGCGATTTTGCAGATGAATTTGTTGGGGCACAACTTCTTCATTTTCACCAATGCGGAAACGAACCGGACGAACATCGTCTACCGCCGCAAAGACGGAAGATACGGGTTGATCGAGGCGAATTGA
- the cccB gene encoding cytochrome c551 has protein sequence MKWKLAALFLGASLALAACGGGDDNAGEQNGGNNNGGGDTVAAAEQIYQQNCASCHGQDLSGGVGPNLQKVGSKYSADEIKDIIVNGRGAMPAGIIQGEDADKVAEWLAAKK, from the coding sequence ATGAAGTGGAAGTTAGCTGCTCTATTTCTCGGCGCTTCGCTGGCGCTTGCAGCATGTGGCGGCGGTGATGATAACGCCGGGGAGCAAAACGGCGGCAATAACAACGGCGGAGGGGATACCGTTGCTGCTGCTGAACAAATTTATCAGCAAAACTGTGCATCATGCCACGGCCAAGACCTTTCGGGAGGGGTCGGTCCGAACTTACAAAAAGTAGGAAGCAAATATTCGGCAGATGAAATTAAAGATATCATCGTCAACGGCCGCGGCGCTATGCCTGCAGGGATCATCCAAGGCGAAGACGCCGACAAAGTGGCAGAATGGCTCGCCGCGAAAAAATAA
- a CDS encoding type II toxin-antitoxin system RelE/ParE family toxin has protein sequence MNSGYKLIYRRAAVKFIARQEKEVQERLASGLQGLLAIPPQGDIKKFKGQDGLYRLRIGTYRVLFRIDHEERIIYIEAIGNRGDVY, from the coding sequence GTGAATTCGGGCTACAAGTTGATTTACCGTAGGGCCGCAGTCAAATTCATCGCTAGGCAAGAAAAAGAGGTTCAAGAACGGTTGGCCTCTGGGTTGCAAGGTCTGCTTGCGATCCCACCGCAGGGGGATATTAAAAAGTTTAAGGGGCAGGATGGATTATATCGGCTGCGAATCGGAACATATCGTGTGTTGTTTCGCATCGATCATGAAGAACGAATCATCTATATTGAGGCGATCGGCAACCGCGGCGATGTGTATTGA
- the fliS gene encoding flagellar export chaperone FliS: MATNNPYQQYQTNAVQTASPGELTLMLYNGCLKFIKLARQAIETGDVAARNENLIKAQNIILELMKTLKMEYDVAKSMMTMYDYIYRRLVEANVKQDAAILDEVEGYVAEFRDTWKQVIQLHRQRQYAEGGQV; encoded by the coding sequence ATGGCAACGAACAACCCGTATCAACAATATCAAACGAACGCCGTGCAGACGGCGTCGCCCGGTGAGCTGACGCTCATGTTGTATAACGGTTGCTTGAAGTTTATCAAGCTCGCGCGCCAGGCGATCGAGACGGGCGATGTGGCGGCGCGCAATGAGAACTTGATTAAAGCGCAAAACATCATTTTGGAACTGATGAAGACATTGAAGATGGAGTATGACGTCGCGAAATCGATGATGACGATGTATGACTACATCTACCGCCGTTTGGTTGAGGCGAATGTAAAACAAGATGCGGCGATTTTGGATGAGGTGGAAGGGTATGTCGCGGAGTTTCGCGATACGTGGAAGCAAGTGATTCAGCTCCATCGGCAGCGGCAATACGCGGAAGGCGGACAGGTGTAA
- the prfB gene encoding peptide chain release factor 2 (programmed frameshift), giving the protein MIDLVEIKQELEKMAKRLAEIRGSLDLETKQARIRELEEQMAAPNFWDDQKAAQAVISEANALKELVGEFESLAERFENLEVTYELLKEEPDDELQAELVAEAKKLTKDFSEFELQLLLNEPYDQNNAILELHPGAGGTESQDWASMLLRMYTRWAEKKGFKVETLDYLPGEEAGVKSVTLLIKGHNAYGYLKAEKGVHRLVRISPFDASGRRHTSFVSCEVVPEMDDNIEIEIRPEELKIDTYRSSGAGGQHVNTTDSAVRITHLPTGIVVTCQSERSQIKNREKAMNMLKAKLYQKKMEEQQAELAELRGEQKEIGWGNQIRSYVFHPYSLVKDHRTNVEVGNVQAVMDGEIDVFIDAYLRAKLK; this is encoded by the exons ATGATCGATTTGGTGGAAATTAAGCAAGAGTTAGAGAAAATGGCTAAGCGATTAGCGGAAATCAGGGGGTCTCTT GACCTCGAAACAAAGCAGGCGCGCATTCGCGAACTAGAAGAGCAAATGGCCGCACCAAATTTTTGGGATGACCAGAAGGCGGCGCAGGCGGTCATTTCCGAAGCGAACGCGCTCAAGGAATTAGTGGGCGAGTTTGAATCGCTCGCAGAACGGTTTGAGAACTTGGAAGTGACGTACGAGTTGTTGAAAGAGGAGCCGGATGACGAGCTGCAGGCTGAGCTTGTAGCAGAGGCGAAAAAATTGACGAAAGACTTCAGCGAGTTTGAGCTGCAGCTGTTGCTCAATGAGCCGTACGACCAAAATAACGCCATTTTGGAGCTTCACCCGGGCGCGGGCGGCACGGAATCGCAAGACTGGGCGTCGATGCTGTTGCGCATGTACACGCGCTGGGCTGAGAAAAAAGGGTTTAAAGTCGAAACGCTTGATTATCTCCCGGGCGAGGAAGCCGGGGTGAAAAGCGTCACCTTGCTCATTAAAGGGCATAACGCGTACGGCTACTTAAAGGCGGAAAAAGGGGTGCACCGGCTTGTACGCATCTCCCCGTTTGACGCCTCAGGCCGCCGCCATACGTCGTTTGTGTCATGCGAAGTCGTGCCGGAGATGGACGATAACATTGAGATTGAGATTCGTCCGGAAGAGCTGAAAATCGACACGTACCGTTCAAGCGGCGCGGGCGGGCAGCACGTCAACACGACCGACTCGGCGGTGCGCATCACCCACTTGCCGACCGGGATTGTCGTCACGTGCCAGTCGGAGCGGTCGCAAATTAAAAACCGCGAGAAAGCGATGAATATGTTAAAAGCGAAGCTGTATCAAAAGAAAATGGAGGAACAGCAAGCTGAGCTCGCTGAGCTGCGCGGCGAGCAAAAAGAAATCGGCTGGGGCAACCAAATCCGCTCCTACGTCTTCCATCCGTACTCGCTCGTGAAAGACCACCGGACGAATGTGGAGGTCGGCAACGTGCAAGCGGTGATGGATGGGGAAATTGATGTGTTTATTGACGCGTATTTGCGTGCGAAGTTGAAGTAA
- a CDS encoding flagellar protein FliT — protein MGVVHDVWLVTRELLEATALPWPAEEREARLMQVDELLRRREARLRELRPPYSEEEERLGREIVAWNQEIEARLRQVRDEIRGDLRMAGAKRQANARYVHPYEQPLSFDGMFYDKRR, from the coding sequence ATGGGCGTGGTGCATGACGTTTGGCTTGTCACGAGGGAGCTGCTTGAAGCGACGGCGCTGCCGTGGCCAGCCGAGGAGCGCGAGGCGCGGCTTATGCAAGTCGATGAGCTGCTTCGGCGGCGCGAGGCGCGGCTTCGGGAGTTGCGGCCGCCATACAGCGAGGAAGAGGAGCGGCTTGGCCGCGAGATCGTCGCTTGGAATCAGGAGATTGAGGCGCGGCTTCGTCAGGTGCGCGATGAGATTCGCGGCGACTTGCGGATGGCAGGGGCGAAGCGGCAGGCGAATGCTCGTTATGTTCACCCGTACGAGCAGCCGCTTTCGTTCGATGGGATGTTTTACGATAAACGGCGATAG
- the secA gene encoding preprotein translocase subunit SecA: MLGVLKKVFDPNKRQLARLEKIADQVDALGPEMARLSDEQLRQKTEEFKARYQQGESLDDLLVEAFAVVREGAKRVLGLYPYKVQIMGGAVLHEGDIAEMKTGEGKTLTATMPVYLNALTGRGVHVVTVNEYLASRDATEMGELYKFLGLTVGLNLSGMSREEKQAAYNADITYGTNNEFGFDYLRDNMVLYKEHMVQRPLYFAVVDEVDSILIDEARTPLIISGTAQKSTKLYVQANAFVRTLRKDVDYTYDEKSKSVQLTEEGMNKAERAFGIDNLFDLKHVTLNHHIQLALRAHVTMQRDVDYVVQDGKVIIVDPFTGRLMHGRRYSDGLHQAIEAKEGLEIQNESMTLATITFQNYFRMYEKLAGMTGTAKTEEEEFRNIYNMRVVVIPTNRPVIREDRPDLIYRTMEGKFRAVVEDIAARHAKGQPVLVGTVAIETSELLSEMLKKRGIPHNVLNAKNHAKEAEIIAQAGQKGAVTIATNMAGRGTDIKLGEGVKELGGLAVIGTERHESRRIDNQLRGRSGRQGDPGVSQFYLSLEDELMRRFGSESLMAMMDRLGMDDSQPIQSKMVTRAVESAQKRVEGNNFDARKQLLQYDDVLREQREIIYRQRFEVLDSDNLRGIIENMIRSVIERVVNAHTPKEDLPEEWNLKGLIDYLNAHLLPEGDVTESDLRGKEPEEMSELIWEKVKARYDEKETHIPSEQMREFERVVVLRAVDMKWMNHIDAMEQLRQGIHLRAYGQVDPLREYQMEGYAMFENMIASIEEEVATYIMKAEIHHNLERQEVAKGEAVHPKEDGEEPKKKPVRKTVRVGRNDPCPCGSGKKYKHCCGRAV; the protein is encoded by the coding sequence ATGCTTGGAGTCTTAAAAAAAGTATTTGACCCGAACAAGCGCCAGTTGGCAAGGCTCGAGAAAATTGCGGATCAAGTTGATGCGCTCGGGCCGGAGATGGCGCGGTTATCGGATGAACAGCTGCGGCAAAAGACCGAGGAGTTCAAAGCCCGCTACCAACAAGGCGAATCGCTCGATGACTTGCTTGTTGAGGCGTTTGCCGTTGTGCGTGAAGGGGCGAAACGTGTTCTCGGCTTGTACCCATATAAAGTGCAAATTATGGGCGGTGCTGTCCTGCACGAAGGCGACATCGCCGAGATGAAAACCGGGGAAGGGAAAACGTTGACGGCGACGATGCCGGTCTACTTAAACGCCTTGACGGGGCGCGGGGTGCATGTGGTCACCGTCAACGAATATTTGGCGTCGCGCGACGCGACGGAAATGGGTGAGCTGTACAAGTTTTTAGGGTTGACGGTCGGCTTGAATTTAAGCGGCATGTCGCGCGAGGAGAAACAGGCGGCGTACAACGCCGATATTACGTACGGGACGAACAATGAGTTCGGCTTTGACTATTTGCGCGACAACATGGTGCTGTATAAAGAGCACATGGTGCAGCGCCCGCTTTATTTTGCCGTTGTTGACGAGGTCGACTCGATTTTGATCGATGAGGCGCGGACGCCGCTCATCATTTCCGGGACGGCGCAAAAGTCGACGAAGCTGTATGTGCAGGCGAACGCGTTCGTGCGCACGCTTCGCAAAGATGTGGACTATACGTATGATGAAAAGTCGAAAAGCGTCCAGCTGACCGAGGAAGGGATGAACAAAGCGGAGCGGGCGTTTGGCATTGACAACCTATTTGATTTGAAACACGTCACGCTCAACCATCACATTCAGTTGGCGCTGCGGGCGCACGTGACGATGCAGCGCGATGTCGATTACGTCGTGCAAGACGGCAAAGTGATCATCGTCGACCCGTTCACCGGGCGCTTGATGCACGGCCGCCGCTACAGCGACGGACTCCATCAGGCGATCGAGGCGAAAGAAGGGCTCGAGATTCAAAACGAGTCGATGACGCTTGCCACGATTACATTCCAAAACTACTTCCGCATGTATGAAAAATTGGCGGGGATGACCGGGACGGCGAAAACGGAGGAAGAGGAGTTCCGCAACATTTACAACATGCGCGTCGTCGTCATTCCGACGAACCGTCCGGTCATTCGCGAAGACCGCCCCGATTTGATTTACCGGACGATGGAAGGGAAATTCCGCGCGGTCGTTGAGGACATCGCCGCCCGCCATGCGAAAGGGCAGCCGGTGTTGGTCGGCACGGTGGCGATCGAGACGTCGGAACTATTGTCGGAGATGCTGAAAAAACGCGGCATTCCGCATAACGTCTTAAACGCGAAAAACCATGCGAAAGAAGCCGAGATCATCGCGCAAGCGGGGCAGAAAGGCGCGGTGACGATCGCGACGAACATGGCTGGGCGCGGGACGGACATTAAGCTCGGCGAAGGGGTTAAGGAGCTTGGCGGGCTTGCCGTCATCGGCACGGAGCGGCATGAAAGCCGGCGGATTGACAACCAGCTGCGCGGCCGTTCGGGACGCCAAGGCGACCCGGGGGTGTCGCAGTTTTACTTGTCGCTTGAAGACGAATTGATGCGCCGCTTCGGCTCCGAGAGCCTCATGGCGATGATGGATCGGCTCGGCATGGACGATTCGCAGCCGATTCAAAGCAAAATGGTGACACGGGCGGTCGAGTCGGCGCAAAAACGGGTGGAAGGCAACAACTTTGACGCCCGCAAACAGCTGCTTCAATACGACGACGTTTTGCGCGAACAGCGGGAAATCATTTACCGCCAGCGCTTTGAGGTCCTTGATTCCGACAATTTGCGCGGCATTATTGAAAACATGATCCGCTCGGTCATTGAACGCGTCGTCAACGCCCATACGCCCAAAGAAGACTTGCCGGAAGAATGGAATTTGAAAGGGCTCATCGATTATCTTAATGCCCATTTGCTCCCGGAAGGCGATGTGACGGAAAGCGACTTGCGCGGCAAAGAGCCGGAAGAAATGAGCGAGCTCATTTGGGAGAAAGTGAAAGCGCGCTATGATGAAAAAGAGACGCACATTCCGTCCGAGCAAATGCGAGAATTTGAACGGGTCGTCGTTCTGCGCGCCGTCGACATGAAATGGATGAACCATATCGACGCGATGGAACAGCTCCGCCAAGGCATCCATTTGCGCGCCTACGGACAGGTTGATCCGCTCCGCGAATACCAAATGGAAGGGTATGCGATGTTTGAAAACATGATCGCGTCGATCGAAGAGGAAGTCGCGACGTATATTATGAAGGCGGAAATCCACCATAACCTCGAGCGCCAGGAAGTGGCGAAAGGCGAGGCGGTTCATCCGAAAGAAGATGGCGAAGAGCCGAAGAAAAAGCCGGTCCGCAAGACGGTGCGCGTCGGCCGCAACGACCCGTGCCCGTGCGGCAGCGGAAAAAAATATAAACATTGTTGCGGAAGAGCGGTATAA
- the ftsE gene encoding cell division ATP-binding protein FtsE, translating into MIEMQDVYKTYPNGVVALNGVNVRIKQGEFVYVVGPSGAGKSTFIKMMYREEKPTSGKIMVNGVNLAKIKESKVPLLRRNIGVVFQDFKLLPKLNVYENVAFALEVIEESPKVIRKKVMEVLDLVGLKHKVRSYPNELSGGEQQRVSIARSIVNSPKIVIADEPTGNLDPETSWDIMQLFEKINDRGTTIVMATHNKEIVNATRRRVIAIENGKIIRDEAKGEYGYDA; encoded by the coding sequence ATGATTGAAATGCAGGATGTGTACAAGACATACCCGAACGGAGTCGTGGCGCTAAACGGCGTCAACGTCCGCATCAAGCAGGGGGAATTTGTCTATGTCGTTGGGCCTAGCGGTGCGGGCAAATCGACATTTATTAAAATGATGTACCGTGAAGAAAAGCCGACGAGCGGTAAAATCATGGTCAATGGGGTGAATCTCGCCAAAATCAAAGAAAGCAAAGTCCCATTGCTGCGCCGCAACATCGGCGTTGTGTTCCAGGATTTTAAGTTGCTTCCGAAGCTCAACGTCTATGAAAATGTGGCCTTTGCCTTGGAAGTGATTGAAGAATCGCCGAAAGTGATCCGCAAAAAAGTGATGGAAGTACTCGATCTAGTCGGTCTCAAACATAAAGTCCGCTCTTACCCGAACGAACTATCCGGCGGCGAACAGCAGCGTGTCTCGATCGCCCGCTCGATCGTCAACTCCCCGAAAATCGTGATTGCTGATGAACCAACAGGAAATTTGGATCCCGAAACATCGTGGGACATTATGCAGTTGTTTGAGAAAATTAACGACCGGGGCACAACGATTGTGATGGCAACCCATAATAAAGAGATCGTCAATGCCACCCGTCGGCGCGTCATCGCGATCGAAAACGGGAAAATCATCCGTGACGAGGCGAAGGGGGAATACGGCTATGACGCTTAA
- the flaG gene encoding flagellar protein FlaG, giving the protein MTIERVSSSFPSYEPMRNDQAKANAGVSAVRPSEGEESASSPARLFSKDELENVVNGLNELLQPSHTSIRFELHKELNEYYVQVVDEKTHEVIREIPPKKLLDTYAAMMEFVGLLVDRKI; this is encoded by the coding sequence ATGACGATTGAACGTGTGTCTTCTTCGTTTCCTTCTTATGAACCGATGCGAAATGACCAGGCGAAGGCGAACGCTGGGGTGTCGGCGGTGCGGCCGTCAGAAGGGGAGGAGTCTGCTTCTTCTCCTGCGCGGTTGTTTTCGAAAGATGAGTTGGAGAATGTGGTCAATGGGTTGAATGAATTGCTGCAGCCAAGCCATACATCGATCCGGTTTGAGCTGCATAAGGAGCTGAATGAGTATTACGTGCAAGTGGTCGATGAAAAGACGCATGAGGTGATCCGTGAAATTCCGCCGAAGAAGCTGCTGGATACGTATGCGGCGATGATGGAGTTTGTCGGGTTATTGGTGGATCGAAAAATTTAA
- a CDS encoding flagellar hook-associated protein 2 — protein MAGNLRISGLASGMDIDQIVKDLMKAERMPLDKLQQKKQLLEWQRDDYRAMNTLLQGLDDYLFSNITLQSSMLKKTVSSSNEAVVAATAGSSAANVATTIQVSQVATSAVWLSDAGTRVDKASFSVDADTTLTINVTNGDGSTKQATITVKQGTTLDGLIAQLNGDANLGVSAFYDEQTGRISIMKKETGAQASLVLADQATADFFAQKLGFTGAAAGQDLTGKTAGQDAQVTINGLTTTRSSNTFTINGVTYTVKGTGTATVSVSTDVDAMVNAIKGFVDKYNDVIAKINAELKEERYRDYPPLTDEQKEAMTEKQVELWEEKARSGMLRGDSILSSALSQMRMDLYTKVEGANIPSGFSQLAQLGITTSSNYLDGGKLIIDETKLREKIKENPEAVYQLFNQDGATDAEKGIARRLRDTIKETIGKIEQKAGKTIWTNQQFAIGRDLIQINDQIDRFEDRLKLIEDRYYRQFTAMEEAIQRANQQSMYLMNAFGGGMQG, from the coding sequence GTGGCAGGGAATTTGCGCATTAGCGGTTTGGCGAGCGGAATGGATATTGACCAAATCGTCAAAGATTTGATGAAAGCGGAGCGGATGCCGCTGGATAAGCTGCAGCAAAAAAAGCAGCTGCTTGAGTGGCAGCGCGATGACTACCGGGCGATGAACACGCTGCTGCAAGGGCTGGATGATTACTTGTTTTCCAACATCACCCTCCAAAGCAGCATGCTCAAAAAAACCGTCTCGAGCTCGAATGAAGCGGTCGTGGCGGCGACGGCAGGGTCGAGCGCGGCGAACGTGGCGACGACGATTCAGGTGAGTCAAGTGGCCACATCGGCCGTCTGGCTGTCCGATGCAGGGACGAGGGTGGACAAGGCGAGTTTTTCCGTTGATGCCGATACGACGCTGACGATCAATGTGACGAACGGGGATGGAAGCACGAAGCAGGCGACGATCACCGTGAAACAAGGAACGACGTTAGACGGGTTGATCGCCCAGCTCAACGGCGATGCCAACCTTGGCGTCAGCGCGTTTTACGATGAACAAACCGGGCGGATTTCGATTATGAAGAAAGAGACAGGGGCGCAGGCGAGCTTGGTGCTCGCTGATCAGGCGACGGCTGACTTTTTCGCGCAAAAGCTGGGGTTCACGGGGGCCGCGGCAGGGCAGGATTTGACGGGAAAAACCGCAGGGCAAGATGCACAAGTGACGATTAACGGCTTGACGACGACCCGTTCGTCGAACACGTTTACGATTAATGGCGTGACGTATACCGTGAAGGGAACGGGGACAGCGACGGTGTCGGTTTCGACCGATGTCGACGCGATGGTGAACGCGATAAAAGGGTTTGTCGACAAATACAATGACGTGATCGCCAAAATCAACGCCGAGCTGAAAGAAGAGCGCTACCGCGACTATCCGCCGCTCACGGATGAGCAAAAAGAGGCGATGACGGAAAAACAAGTGGAGCTGTGGGAAGAAAAAGCGCGGAGCGGCATGCTTCGCGGCGATTCGATTTTGTCCAGCGCCTTGAGTCAAATGCGGATGGATTTGTACACGAAAGTGGAAGGGGCGAACATCCCGAGCGGGTTTTCACAGTTGGCGCAGCTCGGCATTACGACGTCGTCGAACTATCTAGACGGCGGAAAGCTGATCATTGACGAGACGAAGCTGCGCGAGAAGATTAAAGAAAACCCCGAGGCCGTGTACCAGCTGTTTAATCAAGACGGCGCGACGGATGCCGAGAAAGGGATCGCCCGCCGCCTGCGCGATACGATTAAAGAAACGATCGGGAAGATTGAGCAGAAGGCGGGGAAGACGATTTGGACGAATCAACAGTTTGCGATCGGGCGCGATCTTATCCAAATTAATGACCAGATTGACCGGTTTGAGGATCGTCTGAAATTGATCGAAGACCGCTACTACCGGCAGTTTACGGCGATGGAAGAGGCGATTCAGCGCGCCAATCAGCAAAGCATGTATTTGATGAACGCCTTTGGCGGAGGCATGCAAGGGTAA
- a CDS encoding YitT family protein, which produces MRKRREKTMTPAVEAALEYVYVLVGAAIVAVAFNVFLLPNRIASGGVSGISTIMHALVGIEPAYVQWALNIPLFIAGVVLLGRQFGIKTFVGTVFLPLVVYLTKGMEPATANPLLGALFGGIGVGLGLGIVFRGRASTGGTDLAAQIIHKYTGLSLGMCVILIDGLIVLTAAFVFDIERALYALIALYVTSKTIDLVQVGLGYSKIALIITKEEEKVRRAILHEIDRGVTRLPAYGGYTEHERPVLMCVVAQSEFTKLKQIVRAIDPTAFVVVANAAEVLGEGFQRT; this is translated from the coding sequence ATGCGGAAGCGAAGAGAGAAGACCATGACTCCGGCGGTGGAGGCGGCTTTGGAGTACGTGTATGTGCTTGTTGGTGCGGCGATTGTCGCCGTCGCGTTTAATGTGTTTTTGCTGCCGAATCGGATCGCCTCTGGCGGAGTGAGCGGCATCAGCACGATTATGCACGCATTGGTTGGCATTGAGCCAGCTTACGTCCAATGGGCGCTCAACATTCCGCTCTTTATCGCTGGCGTTGTGCTTTTGGGCCGGCAGTTTGGCATCAAGACGTTTGTCGGAACGGTGTTTTTGCCGCTTGTCGTCTATTTGACAAAAGGGATGGAGCCGGCGACGGCGAATCCGCTTCTTGGCGCGTTGTTTGGCGGCATCGGCGTCGGGCTTGGCCTTGGTATTGTGTTTCGCGGCCGCGCCTCGACGGGCGGCACGGATTTGGCGGCGCAAATCATCCATAAATATACCGGGCTGTCGCTTGGGATGTGCGTCATTTTAATTGATGGCTTGATCGTGTTAACCGCGGCGTTCGTGTTTGATATTGAACGGGCGCTTTATGCCTTGATCGCCTTGTATGTGACAAGCAAAACGATCGACCTCGTCCAAGTCGGGCTTGGGTATTCGAAAATCGCTCTCATCATTACAAAGGAAGAAGAAAAAGTACGCCGCGCCATTTTGCATGAAATCGACCGTGGGGTGACGCGGCTGCCCGCGTATGGCGGCTATACGGAACATGAACGGCCGGTGCTGATGTGCGTCGTCGCTCAATCGGAGTTCACAAAATTGAAACAAATTGTGCGAGCTATTGATCCGACGGCGTTTGTCGTCGTGGCCAACGCCGCTGAAGTGCTTGGAGAGGGATTTCAACGTACGTAA
- a CDS encoding HD-GYP domain-containing protein, with the protein MWKVHISHAKSGDVLAVDLFAANGSVLLSRGVRLTSSYIRSLAQKGVQYIYIDDKQTYDIRPLPLISATVRQQAVKKVYETMTALIEQKKLLGRVSSLDLGKEYEKVFKDILDYLLKQEDLLINLSDLVISNGYFFHHSVNVATIAGVIGIAKGYSPQQLLDLGIGALLFDIGMTQLPDGLWRKKGVLTEEEKEIVRRHTYLGFELLRRQRSISLFSAHCALQHHERCDRSGCPRSLSGNEIHEYARIVAIADVFDALTSARYHRKQYSPHEAAEYLSAAGGILDYDLIKLFLSHIAIYPVATTVKLNTGEVGVVSQVFPGFPLRPVVRVLKNRAGEELKSPYEIDLRKEMNITIVKAI; encoded by the coding sequence ATGTGGAAAGTCCATATTTCCCATGCCAAAAGCGGTGATGTGCTCGCTGTCGACTTGTTCGCCGCCAACGGCAGCGTCCTTTTGTCGCGCGGCGTGCGGCTGACAAGCAGCTACATCCGCTCTTTGGCGCAAAAAGGGGTTCAATACATTTATATTGACGACAAACAAACATATGACATCCGCCCACTGCCATTGATCAGCGCGACCGTGCGCCAACAGGCGGTGAAAAAAGTGTACGAGACGATGACGGCTTTGATCGAGCAAAAAAAGCTGCTCGGCCGTGTGTCTTCCCTCGATTTAGGAAAAGAGTACGAAAAAGTGTTCAAAGATATTTTGGATTATCTGCTCAAACAAGAAGATTTGCTCATCAACTTATCGGATTTGGTCATTTCAAACGGATATTTTTTCCATCACTCAGTCAACGTCGCCACCATTGCAGGTGTCATCGGCATCGCCAAAGGCTACAGCCCCCAGCAGCTGCTTGACCTTGGCATCGGCGCGCTGTTGTTTGACATCGGCATGACCCAGCTTCCTGACGGGCTCTGGCGAAAAAAAGGGGTCTTGACAGAAGAGGAAAAGGAAATTGTTCGCCGCCATACGTATCTCGGCTTCGAGCTGCTGCGGCGTCAACGCAGCATTTCGCTCTTTTCCGCCCACTGCGCCCTGCAGCACCATGAGCGGTGCGACAGAAGCGGCTGCCCGCGCTCCTTATCGGGCAATGAAATTCACGAATACGCCCGCATCGTCGCCATCGCCGACGTCTTTGACGCCTTGACATCGGCGCGCTACCACCGGAAGCAATATTCGCCACACGAGGCGGCCGAATACTTATCCGCCGCCGGCGGTATTTTAGACTATGACCTGATCAAGCTGTTCCTCTCTCACATCGCCATCTACCCGGTCGCCACAACCGTCAAGCTCAACACTGGAGAAGTCGGCGTCGTCTCGCAAGTATTTCCGGGCTTCCCGCTCCGCCCTGTCGTCCGCGTCCTCAAAAACCGTGCGGGCGAAGAGCTGAAAAGCCCGTATGAGATCGACCTGCGCAAGGAAATGAACATCACGATCGTCAAAGCCATTTAA